A single region of the Saprospiraceae bacterium genome encodes:
- a CDS encoding family 16 glycoside hydrolase produces the protein MKRWTNFFCLLVFLSACKRDAPFKEEVDSTVEVPSSLPMQPLSLNDLSAFAQPTATWEIKAAAFGELQKPFDLQAKAGAGVLVNANAANTATQLSTTMQHGDLEMELDFLLPQNGQALILLQGRYAIQLQDTWQKNENTCGMLLGNAEASNQLAPVNACRAPGLWQHLRFYFQAPRFDSNGTKTSPAKILYLSLNDYTLFSEIELLTVSTGATDAAEVAEGPLVFSTLAGPIAFQNIKYKAYSLQRLQLENIQYKMYRGNWDKLPSLDTLPVAESGTRENLSVELESQADKYALAFSADLNVPIDGQYLFETHIDDGGDLLIDGKLVVHNDGEPGYGVERSLVNLTAGIHPMTMTYYQDVWGKTLLIYYEGPGIYRQTLGAPEMVKRGRERKPLVVNPTDGPELIRGFVNYKGVKRNFPISVGSPLGIHYSYDLEEGTLLQAWRGDFADVTEMWVGRGESQLLVPGNASTQMSAGVPIAQLSGPSAPWPAQLPDDFAVEGYDLDTEGYPLFRYRLKDAVFTDQILPTPEGYLERSIKLVEGEMPGDSYFRLAEGKIEALESGWFRVDGSYYIDVEGSETTGLDKGQLLVPLAGKSAIRYTLIW, from the coding sequence ATGAAACGTTGGACTAACTTTTTTTGCTTACTTGTTTTTTTGTCGGCTTGTAAGCGGGATGCACCTTTCAAGGAAGAGGTAGACAGCACGGTGGAGGTTCCTTCCTCCCTTCCGATGCAGCCGCTCTCTCTCAACGATCTTTCTGCCTTTGCACAGCCAACTGCCACTTGGGAAATCAAAGCGGCGGCTTTTGGTGAGCTACAAAAGCCATTTGATTTGCAGGCCAAGGCCGGAGCGGGTGTTTTGGTAAATGCTAATGCAGCGAATACAGCTACTCAGCTATCGACAACTATGCAGCATGGTGACCTGGAAATGGAACTTGATTTCTTATTGCCACAAAATGGCCAGGCGCTTATCTTGCTTCAAGGTCGTTATGCTATCCAACTCCAGGACACCTGGCAAAAAAATGAAAACACTTGTGGTATGCTGCTAGGCAATGCGGAGGCATCCAACCAGCTTGCCCCAGTGAACGCCTGTCGTGCACCGGGGCTTTGGCAACACCTGCGTTTTTATTTTCAGGCACCTCGTTTTGATAGCAATGGCACCAAGACGAGCCCCGCCAAAATACTGTACCTGAGTTTAAATGACTATACGCTTTTTAGCGAAATTGAATTATTAACTGTCTCAACCGGTGCGACCGACGCAGCAGAGGTGGCGGAGGGCCCCTTGGTTTTTTCAACCTTGGCTGGCCCGATTGCTTTTCAAAACATCAAATATAAGGCGTATTCCCTCCAACGGCTGCAATTGGAAAATATTCAATATAAAATGTACCGAGGCAACTGGGATAAGTTACCGTCTTTGGACACCCTCCCTGTAGCCGAAAGCGGTACAAGAGAAAACCTTAGTGTCGAATTGGAAAGTCAGGCCGATAAGTACGCCTTGGCTTTTTCTGCTGACCTGAATGTCCCCATTGATGGTCAATACTTGTTTGAAACGCACATAGATGATGGAGGAGACCTGCTTATCGATGGTAAGCTTGTTGTTCATAATGATGGCGAACCCGGTTATGGCGTTGAGCGATCCTTGGTGAACCTCACGGCAGGTATCCATCCCATGACGATGACCTATTACCAGGATGTTTGGGGAAAAACACTACTCATCTATTATGAAGGACCAGGCATCTATCGCCAAACCCTTGGGGCGCCGGAAATGGTTAAGCGTGGGCGGGAGCGAAAGCCCTTAGTGGTAAACCCAACAGATGGACCCGAATTAATTCGTGGTTTTGTCAATTATAAAGGAGTAAAACGCAACTTCCCGATCTCCGTTGGCAGTCCATTAGGTATCCATTATTCCTACGACCTGGAGGAGGGAACCCTTTTGCAAGCCTGGCGTGGCGATTTTGCCGACGTGACAGAGATGTGGGTTGGAAGAGGCGAATCTCAATTGCTGGTACCCGGCAATGCCAGCACGCAAATGTCGGCGGGTGTGCCTATCGCACAACTCAGTGGACCTTCCGCTCCCTGGCCAGCCCAACTGCCTGACGACTTTGCGGTGGAAGGTTATGATTTGGATACAGAAGGATATCCTCTATTCCGCTATCGGCTTAAAGACGCCGTTTTCACCGATCAAATTTTACCAACACCGGAAGGATACCTGGAACGCAGTATCAAACTAGTAGAAGGAGAAATGCCTGGAGATAGTTATTTCCGCTTAGCAGAGGGGAAAATTGAAGCCTTGGAATCCGGCTGGTTTAGAGTGGATGGTTCCTATTATATTGATGTAGAAGGTAGCGAAACCACCGGTTTGGATAAGGGTCAATTGCTCGTTCCTTTGGCAGGTAAATCGGCCATTCGATACACCCTGATTTGGTAA
- a CDS encoding plastocyanin/azurin family copper-binding protein: MLFRIFSTIILIACSYSIIVGQSPLLQKESTYYAIKKMPVPEGIILEAGGLAFDDAGKLAVCTRRGEIWTIENPASANPTFVRFAHGLHEPLGLAFKDGEYYCTQRAELTRIADKNGDGKADSFRKIYGWPLAGNYHEYSYGPLIKPDGNMLITLNLGWVGRGASLSKWRGWMLEVSPEGKMTPLAVGMRSPAGFGMNAEGDVFYTENQGDWVGSGRMTHIEKGDFVGHPEGLKWSGEPESPVKLTMADISDTLGYSLYSYKAAIPAIKPPSVWFPHTLMGISTSDILLIDHDKFGPFQGQMLVGDQGHSKIMRVLQEKIDGVYQGACIPFREGFSSGVLRLKWGPDKSLYVGMTNRGWASTGKEPYGIERLVYTGKIPFEVQNINIQPDGFLLTFTEPVNKAKAADPNSYAISDFTYLYRHNYGSPVVDLEKRAIQKVEVSDDGRSVRLFVEGLRLGYVYEIKTNGVQNRQNKPLVHPVAYYTLNRLPTGKTMTGADHSQHSAEGLNTAIVSPKRPTQMPASWTNGPDQSIELNSKAGMLFDKTLITVKAGSKVRLAFNNPDDMMHNFLLVKPGKADEISEQAVALGLEGMEKGFIPVSEDILYHTTLLTPNSNDVIYFVAPTVPGDYPYVCTFPGHSQSMRGVLRVE, encoded by the coding sequence ATGTTATTCAGAATATTTAGTACTATTATCCTCATTGCATGCAGTTATAGCATCATCGTAGGCCAGTCGCCCCTTTTGCAAAAGGAGTCGACTTATTACGCGATTAAAAAAATGCCTGTTCCTGAAGGAATCATCTTAGAAGCTGGCGGACTTGCCTTCGATGATGCAGGCAAATTAGCTGTTTGTACTCGCCGGGGCGAAATTTGGACCATTGAAAACCCCGCAAGTGCCAATCCTACTTTTGTAAGGTTTGCGCATGGCTTGCATGAGCCACTAGGCCTTGCTTTTAAAGATGGCGAATATTATTGTACCCAACGAGCAGAATTAACGCGAATAGCGGATAAGAATGGCGATGGCAAAGCCGATAGTTTCCGGAAGATTTATGGCTGGCCACTTGCCGGTAATTACCATGAATATTCTTATGGGCCACTCATCAAGCCAGATGGCAATATGCTGATTACCCTCAACCTGGGGTGGGTTGGCCGCGGCGCTAGTTTGTCGAAATGGAGAGGCTGGATGTTGGAAGTGAGCCCGGAAGGGAAGATGACACCCCTTGCGGTGGGGATGCGTTCGCCTGCCGGCTTTGGTATGAATGCGGAGGGCGATGTTTTTTATACAGAAAACCAGGGCGACTGGGTGGGTTCGGGCCGCATGACCCATATTGAAAAAGGCGACTTCGTAGGGCATCCGGAAGGCTTAAAATGGAGTGGTGAACCGGAATCTCCGGTCAAGCTAACGATGGCCGATATTTCGGATACCCTGGGTTATTCTCTATATTCCTACAAAGCGGCCATTCCAGCCATAAAACCTCCCAGTGTTTGGTTCCCACATACGCTAATGGGCATCTCCACTTCGGATATTCTATTGATCGACCACGACAAGTTTGGCCCTTTCCAGGGACAAATGTTGGTCGGCGACCAGGGGCATAGCAAAATCATGCGGGTGTTACAAGAAAAAATAGATGGTGTCTACCAAGGCGCATGTATTCCCTTCCGTGAAGGTTTTTCTTCTGGTGTTTTGCGTTTGAAATGGGGCCCCGACAAATCCTTATACGTAGGGATGACCAATCGGGGCTGGGCTTCTACCGGAAAAGAACCTTATGGGATTGAACGACTTGTCTATACCGGTAAAATTCCTTTTGAGGTTCAAAATATCAATATTCAGCCCGATGGCTTCTTGTTGACCTTCACCGAACCTGTCAATAAGGCGAAAGCTGCCGATCCTAATTCCTATGCGATTTCTGACTTCACCTATTTGTACCGCCATAATTATGGCAGCCCAGTAGTAGATTTGGAAAAACGAGCTATTCAAAAGGTAGAAGTATCGGACGATGGCCGCAGTGTCAGGTTGTTTGTAGAAGGACTCCGCCTGGGCTATGTCTACGAAATAAAAACCAATGGCGTTCAAAACCGGCAAAACAAACCCTTGGTTCACCCTGTGGCTTATTATACCTTAAATCGCTTGCCCACTGGCAAAACAATGACGGGAGCAGACCATAGTCAACACAGCGCTGAAGGCCTTAATACGGCCATTGTTAGCCCGAAACGCCCTACCCAGATGCCTGCCAGTTGGACAAATGGCCCAGATCAATCCATTGAACTCAATTCCAAGGCCGGCATGCTGTTCGACAAAACTTTGATTACGGTCAAAGCAGGCAGTAAGGTCCGCTTGGCTTTTAACAACCCTGACGATATGATGCATAATTTTCTACTCGTTAAGCCAGGCAAAGCAGATGAAATTAGTGAACAGGCTGTTGCGCTTGGGTTGGAAGGAATGGAGAAAGGTTTTATTCCAGTGTCAGAAGACATCCTCTATCATACTACTTTGCTAACACCAAATAGCAATGATGTGATCTATTTTGTGGCACCCACCGTGCCAGGAGATTATCCATATGTGTGTACTTTCCCGGGGCATTCCCAGAGTATGCGTGGGGTGCTGCGTGTGGAGTAA